attaaaagtaGAATTATcttaacaatttgtttaaaaagacACATTATTCCAGAGCTGTTCTCAGGAAATTAACTAGCAGAATAAATGAGAAACCGCACAAAACCTCCGTTCACTATTAATCAAACCGAGTTTTCTTGACTTCGATTATAGATAATGCGAGTTTTGTTGGATCCCTTCGCTTGTGATGCAATTAGTGTGAATTAGTTGTAGTTAATCttacaatagaaaatttactctcatcatttttccctagcgcgctaaaaaaagtataacttcaagaaaactaaaatgttgcctatagctaacttcagggtgtcgacTTTTGTAACGCTGTGCGCGCGTATCGTAAAAAtgtactctcatcatttttccctaatgcgccaaaaaaaagatatatattttggtttatttttttgattatgaTTATGTTGTATATGATCAGCATCTGTGGATCAGATCGATTGCAATGATTTTTAAAGGCACGGAATTTATTTTgcgttaataaattatattaacctAACAGGCGCAAAATTCGTTGCAAATTCACACAACAATTCACCTAATGTCACGTGTGTAATCTTCATCCATCGAATTCGATCTTTATATATACGAATTCTAATCAAACAGATTTGAAATGCACTacacatttacatttatacataactagcggacccgacagacgttgtcctgtattAAGTATGgatattgattttgaattggtataattaactaaaaatgcttatgataaacaacatgctttgtttgtttttctggcgcgttttgttggtattccgacatgtaattggccatgtgaaaaacaagGAATTCCAacattaatgccacaaacaattagcgactgtaattattttatatgtattttatcaatataataactccctTATGTCAATAAGAATAATGTTCATAAGAGCCTTCTCCtgataataacaaatacaacaaaaaaagaattagcgaaattggtccagccggtcacgccgtgaccaagggaaatagggattcatttatatatacctaGTTGTTAGGTTTCTCTGTAGATATGAATCTAATTAAAGACACCACCGAAACATTGAATACTCATTAACCTAAGGTGTGTATGGAGTGGTATTTAAACcactttacaaatttaatatattctttacaatctgtttggtttttatttaataatacttgaAGATGATTTACATAACTATGTATTCAtctaagaatttttaaaatcccCCAGCGGTACACAGGGCATAGTATCCTCTATTAATTTATGTCATTACTTAGTCCCTAAtctttttgataaaaacaaagTCATCTTATCACTTTGATAATAGGGCATGACAATAAAATgccaatatatattatcaaaaccataaatatttatcattttttatctCATGTATGttgaaagttaaaatattttatataatgaaatttgATCGTTCTTAAGTctgtcattatatttttgtgtgtgtataaatgtaaatgatTACATTTCTTAgaaacataaatgtttatcGCGaagctaatatttttattacattatttaaatttgataaatttaagttttgttattaaaaaatgtaacagAAAAGTCAAGTTTATCTGGAAAAACTAGAATCAGAATTTGCatacctttttaaaatattaaattaatattttaaacaaagaaGGTTTAGATAAGGTGTATGTTAAATTCTCATATTTTTCTCTCTCGTTTTTttgaattcattaaaaaatatgaaatgtcTTAGTATAAACtagtaaataaagattttatgtaTAAGTCAAATTTCACTCTTTATAACGTTAATGTTACGCGTGTATAATGGTAATAGTTATGTTTGGTagcatttaaaatacttattcattatacataaatgatttataCCTAAACAGATTATTGTACagataataagttattttgttaaacaatGCACACCTCCAGCAGTTTGTGTTGATAACAGATGTTATATCTGTATTAAtcaatgaaacaatgaaacaatgaaaagCTATACCGGTGTCTATTTTAACGTTTCGCGCTAAGAGGTGCGGACGCGTGCATCaggaaaaataatatcattaatattgttacttaATTGCCGTTTAGTTTATTGAAACATGAAGCAACTATgtacataaattacaaataagtataaaaCGTATTCATATTAACATTACAAGTGTTAAAGAACAATGACTAACGGAACACATGTTGTTAATGTCATTGGAAATATTACAAACGAAAAACTCAAGAATTCCTCAGTAGTGCAGTGGTGGAACGTGCAATGGAAACCAATTCTTGCCGAGTTCGTATCAacgtttttactaattttccTTGGATGCATGTCATGTATTCCCCTAGACGGATTAGCAGGTCAGCAATCTCTCTATGTGTCTATTGGATTCGGACTGATAGTTCTATTCAATATCACTGCTTTTGGCCACATATCTGGAGCGCATATGAATCCTTCGGTTACTCTAACAGCCATGATTTGGGGTAAAACTTCTATTGGCCTTGGAATCGGATACGTTATTGCTCAATGTCTCGGTTCGATCGTAGGATACGGGCTATTAATTATAGTATCGCCCCTTGATTTAATACCGGGAGC
This is a stretch of genomic DNA from Pieris brassicae chromosome 1, ilPieBrab1.1, whole genome shotgun sequence. It encodes these proteins:
- the LOC123713919 gene encoding aquaporin AQPAe.a-like, producing MTNGTHVVNVIGNITNEKLKNSSVVQWWNVQWKPILAEFVSTFLLIFLGCMSCIPLDGLAGQQSLYVSIGFGLIVLFNITAFGHISGAHMNPSVTLTAMIWGKTSIGLGIGYVIAQCLGSIVGYGLLIIVSPLDLIPGAICATQPRVDMHPYQALIVEIILSSALGFINCAVWDPINKDKDEANSLKFGFTIAAFSIAGGPLTGASMNPARTLGPSLWTNNWNAHWVYWVGPLIGGAFAGVFYKLIWFKREKDGL